Proteins found in one Nostoc sp. NIES-3756 genomic segment:
- a CDS encoding response regulator, which translates to MTLQNPIRILIVDDHPVVRQGLAAMINRESDMVVVAQVCNGREAVAAFSQYQPDVTLMDLRMPEMDGVTAITTICNEFENPRIIVLTTYDGDEDIYSGLKAGAKGYLLKDAEPDELLAAIRVVNVGQKYIPPSVGAKLAERIGILQLSSRELDVIRLMATGKSNQEIGAVLQISEGTVKYHVNNILSKLGVSDRTQAVITALRRGIVTLK; encoded by the coding sequence ATGACTTTACAAAACCCTATTCGTATCTTAATTGTTGATGATCATCCCGTTGTTCGTCAGGGTTTAGCGGCGATGATTAACCGGGAGTCAGATATGGTAGTTGTGGCACAGGTGTGTAATGGTCGTGAGGCGGTGGCCGCATTTAGTCAATATCAACCAGATGTCACACTGATGGATTTGCGAATGCCAGAAATGGATGGAGTGACAGCCATTACTACCATTTGTAATGAATTTGAAAACCCCAGGATTATTGTCCTGACTACTTACGATGGCGACGAAGATATTTACAGTGGACTCAAGGCTGGAGCTAAAGGTTATCTGCTCAAGGATGCTGAACCTGATGAACTACTTGCAGCCATTCGCGTTGTCAATGTAGGGCAGAAATATATTCCTCCTTCAGTGGGAGCAAAACTAGCAGAGCGTATAGGTATCCTGCAACTAAGCAGTAGAGAACTAGATGTGATTCGCCTGATGGCTACTGGTAAAAGTAATCAAGAAATTGGTGCTGTATTGCAGATATCCGAGGGTACTGTTAAGTACCACGTTAATAATATTCTCAGCAAATTAGGAGTTAGCGATCGCACTCAAGCAGTTATTACAGCCCTAAGACGAGGAATTGTTACTCTTAAATAG
- a CDS encoding GAF domain-containing sensor histidine kinase has product MLISTSQPKDTTQQTLLLEATASVANVLLTVRDFDQAVNMALQIIGMSLDTDRVCVIEHFEQPLELLPGWKILYEWHSSYTVPQISHHQVAQGTYQGITNWYDRIRQGQVLSYLLEEMPEPFRSGQAAIGVKALHVVPILIDGKCWGCVGFDDCREAKRRNADELTVLKTAALCIGSAIERQRMQESLLQAEKERAAELVKANEALQKRDRLLSVVAQVTKNSLETEDIDVAIPTALQAIGEVANMSRVQVILESQDQTTQKLYHCITYEWVAPGITPQINHPTMAVIENEHVEVMVKELCAGRSIWRIVEDLPEPIRDQFASIGIKSTGGVPLFIEGQYIGAVAFDDCVQYRHWSQQEIDVLTTAAEGIGAALHRKQLVEHLVSERSRASEKRLVELSQANTALKNSLDRLAAVSELDTFLSHIILEIQHQLNAQLAHLFLYDAPSHTLRLHLGFEADQVLPKDKLQNIDPFLEPIPADITRGWEILVQAKKPVEVGIWENAHPEYWHLALEWHRQRGHQKAMYIPLLLGEIPLGFLGLAFTHKTSFHPEEFELAQALAHQATLAIQLTQLAEQAKQTAVAYEQEKAAQVQLGQLAQANTVLKKTLDVLATEPEIERSLGHVLQVMTEQLESTSAALWFYNQETEKFSLHLVYLNGQILAAIPENVDQLAGHWVTRGKFPRDLSIKKHIRDRRPVIYHVDNSPEFSARFRQFMESLGVKTLLGVPLLIGAEVVGTFTVRFTTKRDLQAEELELIQALAHQATLAIQLLRMAEQAKQAAVAREQEKASQQQLKELARANESLRSCVSRLADELDSETFLEHLLLEASAQINSCAAALFLYQDLFDHVRVMKRYVREGQVVNIYKNPEFEPLTNPIPVNTCVFWESSLLKGEAVFFNLDDTDEEICPHINWHHTQGHRSIVLVPLILGSRPLGFIGFCFPEYRTKLPQNIELIMTLAQQATLAIHLTNLAEKSRQAAILEERNRMAREIHDTLAQAFTGVIVQLGAASRIVTDDLVEVQTHIIQARDLAREGLAEARRSLNALRPQILETANLPKAFNRLVSQMSASLDRQIICNIIGQIYPLSAEIENNLLRIGQEALTNALKHAIASEITIELVYEPTQFILRVKDNGQGLHTDSLSMVKGFGLMGIKERSDRIGAQLTIQSAPGQGTEIIILVRI; this is encoded by the coding sequence AGAGATTTTGATCAAGCAGTTAATATGGCACTGCAAATTATTGGCATGAGTTTGGATACAGATCGGGTTTGTGTAATTGAGCATTTCGAGCAACCATTAGAATTACTTCCCGGTTGGAAGATCCTATATGAATGGCATTCATCCTACACAGTACCGCAGATTTCTCATCATCAAGTAGCCCAAGGAACGTATCAAGGAATTACTAATTGGTATGATCGCATACGTCAAGGGCAAGTATTGAGCTACTTACTGGAAGAAATGCCAGAACCGTTCCGCAGTGGACAAGCAGCAATTGGAGTCAAAGCACTGCACGTAGTTCCTATCTTGATTGATGGTAAATGTTGGGGATGTGTGGGTTTTGACGACTGTCGAGAAGCCAAGCGCCGCAACGCCGATGAGTTAACAGTGCTGAAAACCGCAGCCCTTTGTATTGGTAGTGCTATTGAGCGTCAACGGATGCAGGAAAGTTTGCTACAAGCTGAAAAGGAACGTGCTGCCGAACTAGTCAAAGCTAATGAAGCGTTGCAAAAACGCGATCGCTTGCTTTCTGTGGTTGCTCAAGTTACCAAAAACTCATTAGAAACTGAAGATATTGATGTAGCAATTCCTACTGCCTTGCAAGCGATCGGCGAAGTCGCAAACATGAGTCGCGTGCAAGTGATTCTAGAATCTCAAGACCAAACTACACAAAAACTATATCACTGCATTACTTATGAGTGGGTAGCCCCGGGAATTACACCTCAAATCAACCATCCCACTATGGCAGTGATTGAGAATGAGCATGTCGAGGTCATGGTGAAGGAATTGTGTGCAGGGCGTTCTATTTGGCGTATAGTTGAGGATTTACCTGAGCCGATTCGGGATCAATTTGCATCCATCGGCATCAAATCAACTGGGGGAGTTCCCTTATTTATCGAAGGGCAGTACATTGGTGCTGTCGCCTTTGACGATTGCGTCCAATACCGACACTGGAGTCAGCAAGAAATCGATGTGCTGACTACTGCGGCTGAGGGCATTGGAGCCGCACTACACCGCAAACAGTTAGTTGAACACCTTGTGTCCGAACGTTCTCGAGCCTCCGAAAAGAGATTAGTAGAACTGTCTCAAGCTAATACTGCCCTGAAAAATAGTCTTGATCGTCTAGCCGCCGTTTCTGAACTTGATACTTTCCTAAGCCATATCATCTTAGAAATTCAACATCAATTGAATGCCCAATTGGCGCATTTATTCCTCTACGATGCACCATCCCATACATTACGCCTGCATCTGGGTTTTGAAGCAGATCAGGTGCTACCCAAGGACAAACTACAAAACATTGACCCCTTTCTAGAGCCAATTCCCGCAGATATTACTCGTGGGTGGGAAATTTTAGTGCAAGCGAAAAAACCCGTGGAAGTGGGCATTTGGGAAAATGCCCATCCTGAATACTGGCATTTAGCCTTGGAGTGGCATCGTCAGCGAGGACATCAAAAAGCCATGTATATACCCCTACTCTTGGGTGAGATTCCCTTGGGTTTCTTGGGGTTAGCGTTTACTCATAAAACTAGTTTTCATCCAGAGGAATTTGAATTAGCTCAAGCTTTAGCACATCAAGCAACTTTAGCGATTCAACTCACCCAGTTAGCAGAACAAGCAAAGCAAACCGCAGTTGCCTATGAACAAGAAAAAGCAGCCCAAGTGCAGTTAGGGCAATTGGCTCAAGCAAATACTGTACTCAAGAAAACTTTAGACGTATTGGCAACAGAACCGGAAATTGAGCGCTCCCTTGGTCATGTATTACAAGTTATGACTGAACAATTAGAGTCCACCTCTGCTGCTCTGTGGTTCTACAATCAAGAAACTGAAAAATTTTCACTACATTTGGTATATCTTAATGGTCAAATATTAGCGGCAATACCGGAAAATGTTGACCAACTAGCAGGACATTGGGTCACAAGAGGAAAATTTCCCAGAGATTTAAGCATAAAAAAGCATATCCGCGATCGCCGTCCAGTCATCTATCATGTAGATAACTCCCCGGAATTTTCCGCTAGATTCCGCCAGTTTATGGAAAGTTTGGGAGTGAAAACCTTGCTGGGTGTACCCTTACTCATTGGCGCGGAAGTAGTGGGTACTTTTACCGTCCGGTTTACTACAAAACGGGATTTGCAAGCAGAAGAACTTGAACTAATTCAAGCTTTAGCTCATCAAGCAACATTAGCAATTCAACTGCTACGCATGGCAGAACAAGCAAAACAAGCCGCAGTTGCTCGTGAACAAGAAAAAGCTTCTCAACAGCAACTAAAAGAATTGGCTAGAGCCAACGAATCCCTAAGAAGTTGTGTAAGTCGATTAGCAGACGAACTCGACTCAGAAACATTTCTAGAGCATCTACTTTTAGAGGCTTCTGCTCAAATCAATTCCTGTGCAGCTGCACTGTTTCTTTACCAGGATTTATTTGATCACGTCCGAGTTATGAAACGATATGTCAGGGAAGGACAGGTAGTTAATATCTATAAAAATCCAGAATTTGAACCTTTAACAAACCCAATACCTGTCAATACTTGCGTTTTCTGGGAAAGCTCCCTTTTAAAAGGCGAAGCTGTCTTCTTTAACTTGGATGACACTGATGAAGAAATTTGTCCGCACATAAACTGGCATCATACTCAAGGACACCGTTCTATTGTACTTGTACCTTTAATTTTGGGTTCCCGTCCTCTGGGATTTATTGGTTTTTGCTTTCCAGAATATAGGACTAAGCTACCCCAAAACATAGAATTAATTATGACATTGGCGCAACAAGCTACCCTAGCAATTCATTTGACCAATTTAGCCGAAAAGAGTCGCCAAGCTGCCATTCTAGAAGAACGTAACCGCATGGCGCGGGAAATTCACGATACTTTAGCTCAAGCCTTCACAGGTGTGATTGTCCAATTGGGTGCAGCTTCTCGCATAGTGACAGATGATTTGGTAGAGGTACAGACACACATCATCCAAGCACGGGATCTCGCACGAGAAGGACTAGCGGAGGCCAGGCGATCGCTCAATGCTCTCCGTCCCCAAATCTTAGAAACTGCTAATTTACCCAAAGCTTTTAACCGCCTTGTCAGCCAAATGTCTGCCTCCCTTGATCGGCAAATCATCTGCAATATCATCGGTCAAATATATCCTTTATCAGCAGAAATAGAGAATAACTTACTACGTATTGGTCAAGAAGCATTAACAAATGCCCTCAAACACGCAATAGCCAGCGAAATCACAATAGAACTAGTCTATGAACCGACACAATTTATCCTGCGAGTTAAAGATAACGGACAAGGATTGCATACAGATAGTTTATCTATGGTAAAAGGTTTTGGCTTGATGGGTATTAAAGAACGAAGCGATCGCATAGGAGCGCAACTAACAATCCAAAGCGCACCAGGACAGGGAACCGAGATTATCATACTCGTTAGGATTTAA